One window from the genome of Saccharomyces mikatae IFO 1815 strain IFO1815 genome assembly, chromosome: 4 encodes:
- the MTF2 gene encoding Mtf2p (similar to Saccharomyces cerevisiae MTF2 (YDL044C); ancestral locus Anc_3.147), whose protein sequence is MINASYISKRFNYRCIHNIHRCLLSESNLKDGKTYKVERTSDEKTFEETLEEERKVFGESFEAGARVENMRHTNASKIIDKYYNGLYDNAKGTTIKKEKIVFNHSQKAQRKLPNKDHEFLKENVDNDYVYQRAGYSSIGTATISEQTRTLLEKIFDEEDSVSERKREALNIDQYKEFSAKTSGKPVSHLNVKFSEEVMQEISNKIRYQSTLDQVLKPHIDYLREVVKNDYDLLKYLERLLEVYKRRDKDLELRLDTESSNIFEDIKKSCMNKPTELPKPFSITLPYIIVKSLTLSDFEFPADRKYTLISYVYNECKNNIDVSLYLTICNVDFYNLLIGLLWENFQNIRYLRRVVTEMSVNGVIGNIETVDILDKITKEMRSLNDDVFLETEGQRDVNEGVLPGDNKIVNVGVLWNKDTNNDLLIVENYLKSLKKNLTRDR, encoded by the coding sequence ATGATCAATGCATCATATATTTCAAAACGATTTAATTATAGATGCATACACAATATCCATAGATGCTTGCTGAGTGAATCTAACTTAAAAGATGGAAAAACCTACAAAGTTGAAAGAACTTCAGATGAAAAGACGTTTGAGGAAACTCTTGAGGAGGAACGTAAGGTGTTTGGTGAATCGTTTGAAGCTGGAGCAAGGGTTGAAAACATGAGGCACACTAATGCTAGCAAAATAATTGATAAGTATTACAACGGGCTCTATGATAATGCCAAGGGAACCACtattaagaaagaaaaaatcgtCTTTAATCACAGTCAAAAAGCTCAAAGAAAGCTTCCAAATAAGGATCacgaatttttgaaagaaaatgtagACAATGATTACGTGTATCAACGGGCGGGATATTCTTCAATCGGCACTGCGACCATAAGTGAACAAACGAGAACtttacttgaaaaaatattcgACGAGGAAGATAGTGTTAGTGAAAGAAAACGGGAAGCGCTAAATATTGACCAGTACAAAGAATTTAGTGCTAAAACTTCTGGAAAACCAGTTTCGCACTTGAATGTCAAATTTAGTGAGGAAGTGATGCAAGAAATTAGTAATAAAATTCGCTACCAATCTACACTAGACCAGGTTCTGAAACCCCATATCGATTACCTACGTGAAGTTGTGAAAAATGACTATGATCTTTTAAAATACCTGGAACGGCTGTTGGAAGTTTACAAGAGAAGGGACAAAGACCTGGAGTTAAGATTGGATACAGAATCCTCAAACATTTTCGAGGATATTAAAAAATCATGTATGAATAAACCGACTGAACTACCAAAACCTTTTAGTATAACTTTACCGTACATTATAGTCAAGTCACTTACATTAAGTGATTTTGAGTTTCCAGCAGACAGAAAATACACATTGATATCATATGTCTATAACGAAtgcaaaaataatatagaCGTGTCATTATATTTAACAATTTGTAATGTCGATTTCTACAATTTGCTAATTGGATTATTATGGgaaaattttcagaataTTCGCTATCTGAGACGTGTGGTTACTGAGATGAGCGTCAATGGTGTCATCGGAAATATCGAAACTGTGGATATATTAGATAAGATTACGAAAGAAATGAGAAGCTTGAATGACGATGTCTTCCTTGAAACAGAAGGGCAACGTGATGTCAATGAGGGTGTTCTACCAGGGGACAATAAAATTGTTAATGTGGGTGTCTTATGGAATAAAGACACCAATAATGATTTACttattgttgaaaattATCTAAAGAGtctcaaaaaaaacctGACTAGGGACAggtaa
- the PRP11 gene encoding spliceosome assembly protein PRP11 (similar to Saccharomyces cerevisiae PRP11 (YDL043C); ancestral locus Anc_3.150) — MNYLEGVGSKKGGGGIASESQFNLQRRKEVESLLNKGEDVPYTFQDEEENQVRSNPYIYKNHSGKLVCKLCNTMHMSWSSVERHLGGKKHGLNVLRRGISIEKNNHGKEGQTTQDFQQEQKIIEAKRSLRNNGVIPISRVATIKNPKTGLVGLAIQVNYSGEARENDDGKSNMINIPPLIRIVSGLELSDSKQKGRKFLVIAYEPFENVAIELPPNEILFGGNDEMNSYKDGVDELNGKCTFWDAVSKLYYVQLFFKQEEQEQTGA, encoded by the coding sequence ATGAACTATTTAGAAGGTGTTGGGTCCAAGAAAGGTGGTGGTGGCATAGCCTCAGAATCGCAGTTCAACCTACAgcgaagaaaagaagttgaatCTTTGCTTAACAAAGGTGAAGATGTACCGTACACTTTCCAAGATGAGGAAGAGAATCAAGTAAGATCCAACCCGTACATTTACAAAAACCACTCCGGTAAATTAGTTTGTAAACTATGTAATACAATGCACATGTCGTGGTCTAGTGTTGAAAGACATCTGGGTGGTAAAAAGCATGGATTAAATGTATTGAGGCGAGGTATCAGcatagagaaaaataatcatggaaaagaaggcCAAACAACCCAGGATTTCCAGCAAGAACAAAAGATAATTGAAGCTAAGCGATCTTTAAGAAACAATGGTGTGATTCCCATTTCTAGAGTAGCTACTATAAAAAATCCGAAAACTGGATTGGTAGGTCTGGCTATTCAGGTCAACTATAGTGGTGAAGCCAGAGAAAATGACGATGGTAAGAGTAATATGATCAACATTCCACCTCTCATTAGAATCGTATCAGGACTAGAATTGTCAGATTCAAAGCAGAagggaagaaaatttttagtCATTGCATATGAACCTTTCGAAAACGTTGCCATTGAGCTACCTCCAAACGAGATACTTTTCGGCGGAAACGATGAGATGAACTCTTATAAGGATGGAGTAGATGAGCTAAATGGAAAATGTACATTTTGGGATGCTGTTTCAAAACTGTATTACgttcaacttttctttaaacAAGAGGAACAAGAACAAACTGGCGCTTGA
- the SIR2 gene encoding NAD-dependent histone deacetylase SIR2 (similar to Saccharomyces cerevisiae SIR2 (YDL042C) and HST1 (YOL068C); ancestral locus Anc_3.151) encodes MTIPHMNHAVSKTTENKVSNTVSSTQDQNAIRKQPDDIINNGEPSHKKPKIVQPALFTENNTTDKPGYTKAALKEVASMELKPASGMDPLAVSTASVVSMSNDILKPETPKGPIVISKNSSSGVFYGPSFTKRESVNARMFLKYYGAHRFLDTYLPENLNSLYIYYLIKLLGFEVKDQALIGTINSIVHITPPEHLQDLERTVSVINMEEPLARKQTVRLIKDLQRAINKVLCTRLRLSNFFTIDHFIQKLHSARKILVLTGAGVSTSLGIPDFRSSEGFYSKIRHLGLDDPQDVFNYNIFMHDPSIFYNIANMVLPPENVYSPLHSFIKMLQTKGKLLRNYTQNIDNLESYAGISTDRLVQCHGSFATATCVTCHWNLPGERIFNKIRNLELPLCPYCYKKRREYFPEGYNSTSNRVDSSASLTSTSERPPYILNSYGVLKPDITFFGEALPSKFHKSIREDILKCDLLICIGTSLKVAPVSEIVNMVPAHVPQVLINRDPVKHAEFDLSLLGYCDDIAAMVAQKCGWTIAHKRWNDLKNKVFKCQEKDKGVYVVTSDEHPDTF; translated from the coding sequence ATGACCATCCCACATATGAATCACGCTGTATCGAAGACTACTGAAAATAAGGTTTCAAATACAGTAAGCTCCACGCAAGATCAAAACGCGATTAGAAAACAGCCCGATGACATTATAAATAATGGAGAACCTTCGCATAAGAAGCCAAAAATAGTACAACCAGCTTTGTTTACGGAAAATAATACAACGGATAAGCCTGGATACACTAAGGCCGCACTGAAAGAAGTGGCCTCGATGGAGCTTAAACCAGCTAGTGGTATGGATCCCTTAGCAGTATCAACAGCTTCTGTAGTGTCAATGTCAAATGACATCTTGAAACCGGAGACACCCAAGGGCCCAATCGTTATTAGCAAGAACTCATCAAGTGGAGTTTTCTATGGGCCGTCCTTCACTAAACGAGAGTCTGTAAATGCTCGGATGTTTCTAAAATACTATGGTGCACATAGGTTTCTAGACACCTATCTTCCCGAGAATTTAAACTCGTTATATATTTACTATCTGATCAAGTTACTAGGTTTTGAGGTTAAGGACCAAGCGCTTATAGGCACCATCAATAGTATCGTTCATATAACTCCGCCAGAACACCTTCAGGATCTAGAAAGAACAGTATCGGTTATAAATATGGAAGAGCCGTTGGCGAGGAAGCAAACAGTCCGTTTAATCAAAGATTTACAGAGAGCAATTAACAAGGTTTTATGTACAAGGTTAAGATTGtccaattttttcacaATTGATCATTTTATCCAAAAATTACATTCTGCCAGAAAAATTTTAGTGTTGACTGGCGCTGGCGTTTCTACTTCATTAGGAATCCCTGACTTTAGGTCATCTGAAGGATTCTATTCAAAAATTAGACATTTAGGACTCGATGATCCTCAAGACGTCTTCAATTACAATATCTTCATGCACGATCCTTCTATTTTCTATAATATTGCAAATATGGTTCTACCTCCGGAAAATGTTTATTCTCCATTGCACAGCTTCATCAAGATGCTACAAACGAAAGGGAAGTTATTGAGAAATTATACtcaaaatattgataatttgGAATCTTACGCGGGAATAAGCACGGATAGATTGGTCCAATGCCATGGCTCTTTTGCTACTGCAACATGCGTTACTTGCCATTGGAACCTACCTGGCGAGAGAATATTTAATAAAATTAGAAATCTCGAACTTCCGTTATGCCCGTACtgttataaaaaaagaagagaatattttccagAGGGATACAACAGCACTTCCAATAGAGTAGATAGTTCTGCATCTCTGACTTCTACTTCAGAAAGGCCTCCATATATTCTCAACTCATATGGCGTTCTCAAACCCGATATCACTTTCTTTGGGGAAGCTCTGCCAAGTAAATTTCATAAGAGCATTCGAgaagatattttgaaatgtGATTTACTGATTTGCATTGGGACAAGTTTAAAGGTAGCACCAGTATCCGAAATTGTAAATATGGTCCCTGCACATGTTCCCCAGGTGCTGATTAACCGTGATCCCGTCAAACACGCAGAATTTGATTTATCCCTTTTGGGGTATTGTGATGATATTGCAGCTATGGTAGCTCAGAAGTGTGGCTGGACAATTGCTCATAAAAGATGGAATGACCTGAAGAACAAGGTATTCAAGTGCCAGGAGAAGGATAAAGGTGTATATGTAGTTACATCAGATGAACATCCCGACACTTTCTGA
- the NAT1 gene encoding peptide alpha-N-acetyltransferase complex A subunit NAT1 (similar to Saccharomyces cerevisiae NAT1 (YDL040C); ancestral locus Anc_3.153): protein MSRKRSTKPKPVAKTTLKKENDQFLEALKLYEGKQYKKSLKLLDTILKKDGSHVDSLALKGLDLFSVGEKDDAASYVTNAIRRIEGTSASPICCHVLGIYMRNTKEYKDSIKWFTAALNNGSTNKQIYRDLATLQSQIGDFKNALISRKKYWESFLGYRANWTSLAVAQDINSERQQAINTLSQFEKLAEGKIADSEKYEHNECLMYKNDIMYKAAGDNQDKLQNVLKHLNDVEPYVFDKFGLLERKASIYMKLGQMKDASIVYRTLIKRNPDNFKYYKLLEVSLGIQGDNKLKKALYGKLEQFYPRCEPPKFIPLTFLEDEKELCKKLKEYVLPQLERGVPATFSNVKPLYQRRKCKVPPLLEKIVLDYLSGLDHMHDPIPFIWTSYYLAQHYLFVNDFPKAQEYINAALNHTPTLVEFYILKARIMKHLGLMDTAAETLEEGRQLDLQDRFINCKTVKYFLRANNIDKAVEIASLFTKNDDSINGIKDLHLVEASWFIVEQAEAYYRLYLERKKSLEDIASLKNEAEGKDSEEASSDIKDNQWLVQKYKGLALKRFNAIPKFYKQFEDDQLDFHSYCMRKGTPRAYLDMLEWGKRLYTKPMYVRAMKGASKLYFQMYDDHLKRNSDYVEENSDDTGNNGNSTSSQKKKAKKEAAAMNKRKEIEAKSVAAYSNDQDSDVFGEKLIETATPMEDFATEFYNNYSKQVREDEKDFVLDFEFNYRVGKLALCFASLNKFAKKFGSMNGLFGSMVIVLLRATRNDASFDQILKKVVTKSLEKDYSEILPLSEVSNNNFDWLKFYQETFGGNDTRGLLFLYRYCEDVAIEQSILKEVIINNISSLEPHAQNEILQYQL from the coding sequence ATGTCTAGGAAAAGAAGCACTAAGCCCAAGCCAGTAGCTAAAACgactttgaagaaagaaaatgatcaGTTCCTCGAGGCTTTGAAACTATACGAAGGGAAGCAATATAAGAAATCTCTCAAGCTGCTAGACacaatcttgaaaaaagatggTAGTCACGTTGATTCCTTGGCTTTAAAGGGTCTTGACTTATTTTCTGTAggtgaaaaagatgatgCTGCTTCCTATGTGACTAACGCCATCAGAAGAATTGAGGGCACCTCAGCATCACCAATTTGCTGCCATGTACTTGGTATCTATATGAGAAACACAAAAGAGTACAAGGACTCCATCAAATGGTTCACGGCAGCTTTAAACAATGGATCCACTAACAAGCAAATATATAGAGACTTGGCTACTTTACAATCTCAAATTGGCGATTTTAAAAATGCTTTGATTTCCAGAAAGAAGTACTGGGAATCGTTTCTTGGCTATCGTGCTAACTGGACATCGTTGGCTGTAGCTCAGGATATTAATAGCGAGAGGCAACAAGCCATAAATACGCTGTctcaatttgaaaaactcgCAGAAGGAAAAATAGCTGATTCCGAAAAATATGAACATAATGAGTGCTTGATGTACAAGAACGACATTATGTACAAAGCTGCCGGTGATAATCAAGACAAGTTGCAAAATGTGTTGAAACACCTAAATGACGTTGAACCATATGTGTTTGATAAATTTGGTTTGTTAGAGAGAAAAGCAAGTATCTACATGAAATTGGGTCAAATGAAAGATGCTTCCATTGTTTATAGAACTCTAATCAAGAGAAATCCGGATAATTTTAAGTACTACAAATTACTGGAAGTATCCCTGGGAATCCAAGGTGATaataaattaaagaaaGCACTGTATGGAAAACTCGAACAATTTTATCCAAGATGCGAACCGCCTAAATTTATTCCATTAACTTTCCTTGAAGACGAGAAAGAactttgcaaaaaattaaaggaaTACGTTTTGCCTCAACTAGAGCGTGGTGTTCCAGCAACGTTTTCCAACGTTAAACCTCTCTatcaaagaaggaaatgCAAGGTTCCACCCctattggaaaaaattgtgCTTGATTATTTGTCCGGATTGGATCATATGCATGATCCAATCCCATTTATCTGGACCAGTTATTATCTGGCTCAGCATTATCTTTTTGTGAATGATTTCCCCAAAGCTCAAGAATACATCAATGCTGCCCTTAACCACACTCCAACTTTGGTTGAGTTCTACATCCTCAAGGCACGTATCATGAAGCATTTAGGGCTAATGGATACAGCCGCTGAGACTTTGGAAGAAGGTAGGCAATTGGATTTACAGGACAGATTTATCAACTGTAAAACGGTGAAGTACTTCCTAAGGGCAAACAATATTGATAAAGCTGTGGAGATCGCATCGCTTTTTACCAAAAACGATGATTCTATCAATGGTATTAAAGACTTACATCTTGTAGAAGCCTCCTGGTTTATCGTGGAGCAAGCAGAAGCTTATTATAGATTGTatttagaaagaaaaaagagtttGGAAGATATAGCATCACTGAAGAATGAGGCGGAAGGTAAAGATAGCGAAGAAGCCTCAAGTGATATAAAAGACAACCAGTGGCTTGTTCAGAAATATAAGGGTCTAGCgttgaaaagatttaacGCCATCCctaaattctataaacaatTCGAAGATGATCAATTGGATTTCCATTCATATTGTATGAGAAAAGGTACGCCAAGAGCTTATCTGGATATGTTAGAATGGGGAAAGAGACTTTATACCAAGCCTATGTATGTTCGCGCCATGAAGGGAGCATCAAAACTTTACTTTCAAATGTATGATGATCACTTGAAAAGGAATTCTGATTATGTGGAGGAAAATTCCGATGATACTGGGAATAATGGCAACAGCACCAGTagccaaaagaaaaaagctaAAAAGGAGGCTGCTGCCATGAACAAGCGGAAAGAAATCGAAGCCAAGAGTGTTGCAGCCTATTCGAATGATCAAGATAGCGATGTATTTGGCGAAAAATTAATAGAAACCGCCACGCCAATGGAAGACTTTGCGACTGAATTTTATAATAACTACTCTAAACAAGTCAGAGAAGACGAAAAAGATTTTGTCTTGGATTTTGAATTCAACTATAGAGTTGGAAAATTGGCTTTGTGTTTTGCCTCTTTGAACAAATTCGCTAAGAAATTTGGGTCCATGAACGGTTTATTTGGAAGTATGGTGATAGTTTTACTACGCGCCACAAGAAACGACGCTTCTTTTGATcaaattttaaagaaagtaGTCACGAAGAGCCTTGAAAAAGACTATTCTGAGATTTTGCCGTTAAGTGAAGTATCGAACAATAACTTTGATTGGTTGAAGTTTTACCAAGAAACATTCGGTGGAAACGATACAAGAGGCCTACTATTCCTATACCGCTACTGTGAGGATGTCGCCATAGAGCAATCTATTCTGAAAGAAGTAATTATCAATAACATTTCTTCTCTGGAACCTCACGCTCAAAACGAAATTCTACAGTACCAATTATAA